ACGATGCCGTACACGATATgcgaaaaagagacagcatgttcAATTTACTTAACAATGTATCTACACTAAAGTAGGTAAATAAGCTAATTTTAGTCAATCAAATCGTAGTCAATAAATAGTACAATTTTAGTATTCAGCTACGGTGgtattatttcacaaaatacctcacatcattatcatcaagTTCTACaaagcatgtggacgttagtaacgtgcatTCAGATCACTGATGAAGCTATCAGTTAAGTTAGAAGTAGCTCTCAGTTATGGTGAGGTTGTTTGACAAAAAGTAAGAGCACTGAGATACAGTTAGAACCAAAAAtactatatctatttaaacCGCCGTATTAAAGTTgtttgataatcaaccagtttCCTCACCATGTTCTCCTTCACTGGAAGTGTCGCGGCGTGTCAGACATAAAAACTAAACGCAGCTCGGGGGGCGCGCGGCGCGCGGGCGCAGCTTCTCTCCCCAGGACTGAACCCATCAAGCCGTCGGCGCATGGACACGTCGCGTTTTTagttattctattttatatttctattaacttaaataaatacagttatTTTGCCAACaatatttggtatttttactGGCTTTCACACAGGAAGCAAGTAATGGAGGCAGCACTGACCTTTCGGTTAACAGTCGACAACAGTGTACGTAAAAATGTGACAGTTATAAGCACATTAACCTCTCCAAAATAATGGCAAATCCGACCTTGTTACCATTGCATAGAGTTCTATGCAGGTATATGACTGCTTGAAAACACACCTAGAGTCTTCGTGCGATACGCCAGGCGTGTTTTCTTTCAATCAAATTGTTGACGTGTGTTTTCCTTCAATCAAATTCTATAGTTTTTCAATCGTTTGATTTTTAGACACAGCTGTCCACAATGCGCCCAGAAGTTTATGACACTTTCGTCTTTGACTGGACATTTGTCATCTGCCCACGGTTTACCTAAAGAACACAGGTAAAGTATAAATACGTTTTTCAACAGCCCGGAAACAGTtgtcatgttatttttattctaccaGATGTCTGCGTCTGGGCGCGGCACTTAAAATATACGATATTTGTACGACTGAGACAAATTGATCAAACATTTGATCAATCATTGCATTTTGATTGGATTGAATCGGTCACCACGATTTAATGTTTGATTTGGTACATAATACACAATTGGTTAATTATGAATTCTATatgtttgcattttttattaactttgttCTTATGTAGCCtactttttgtacttattgatttttttttaaacactagcttttgcccgcggcttcgcccgcgtgattttccacgaaagcaattatttttccgagatgaaaagtacccatatgcaatattttaagaagattggttgagtagatagagttTGAAGacgtaacaaacttactttcgcatttataatattagataggatgatattagttaggatttgtagtgacattattttaaaagaaaaaaaaaacaaaaagtagaCTCATTTCTTTTTCGGGATTTCGGGATCTCATACCCGAAATAGTTTATTCGCATAAATAATGCCACTTTATCTTCTCTCAATACAAATGTATTGGGACATGTGTACGAGTACAAGACAAATGAAACGaacgtttattaatttagttacaaaaCAATGCTTAATATGTTTCTAGCTGTGACACCTGTCACCGCGAGTACAGCACTCGCTCCGCGCTCCGGGCGCACGTGAGGAGCGCCCACTCGCCGCACAAGCCCGTCGAGACTTGTCGAGTTTGCTCCAGAACTTTCACTGTGAGTACATGTAGTGGATAGACATCGTgctattgtattttttctggttgtctttatttattattgcccgcggcttcgcccgcgttaattacACTAtaccttatgtccttctccagtaccctatgtccttttccacacttcaaactacatgtatgcaaaatttcaagaagattggttgagtagatagagcgtgaagtgaacaaacttactttcgcatttataatattagttaggattgtttttggtgcaataataaattgtttacttatttgtaGTGGGTTTAGGTACAAATGTTAGaatctaaatcaaaatcaaatcatttattcagaaattaggccttcacaggcactttttcacgtcatattctaaattaaatgatgtttaccaaagctagtaactactagcatttcggaacgaccactgctgagaagtaatgccgaaagaaactcattcaaacagtgttggtccctatcatgccagaagggcttaccattttttaaatataaatttatgtatatttttttattagtaatataacatgtaagtacacaataaagttgATCTAGAAATGTTAACGTGTATACATTTAGCGAAAGCTACCGAATGCTTGTTCTATCCCCGCTCTGATTGTGCTAACAATCTGGCTGGTCAGATTAATTGTCCAGCCAGTGGTGTGACAACCAGAGTGTAAATAGAATGGTCATTCGCTCGCATAGTTTAAATTTACCTGTTAAGGTTTTAATAATCAATCGAAACaccaaatcatatttattattatattaagatcGATGATCCGTATCGAAATGCCGGTGTCCATGATCAATCAACCCGCATGCTCGTGTACTGACTAtactataacaaaaatattctcgCAGCGCAAGAGCGTGCTGTGCGCGCACGAGCGCACGCACTCGGGCGCGCAGTGCGGCGCTACGTTCGCGCAGGCCGCCACGCTGCGCGCGCACAAACATGCGCAGGTGATTATACTTTCAAGCACATACAGGGACAGGACTTGTGTCCCCCTTGCGGCCCGAGGACTTCATtagtaaaatttacatttaaagtgCTGGCTCGATTTGTCAAGCAGGCTATGCATTAATTATATCGAAGCTCGAAGTagagaaaaaatgtatataaatggGTTCTATAGTtttatggctgaggaagaagcCGAAAACGCGCTTAGATGAAAGAAATTCACATGTATAAATGGCCTCGGAAACTTATTTAAGGTTCTGcttatattttccatttatttatttcagaaagaAAAGTGCAGTTTGATAGACGAAATTGCCCAAGACATCCAAAATGAAGgttaaatgatattaaatcCAGTggttttatatcatttttatatttactgtcTATTTACTTCGCGTCTATGTTTGTAATACACGAAGTAAATGGACAACTTGTGAAGGAATCAGAGTTCAAAACTTGCAACTTATAGAATTTGATAACGATAACGTAAATGAATGTATTGTGTAaaggaattttaataaaaaatcattgatataatataatattttattaataaaaataaactctatcattatattatatgaacaATGCACCGTTTAtacactatataatttaattgacctaataattaatagaaaaaacaattcaaatttatctaataataacatttgacGACCGCAGTGGCGTCGTGGTAaagttctagccactgaaccgagaggtcctgggttcgatccccggtcgggtcatgatggaaattgatctttttctaattgatcCGGGTGTggtggatgtttatctatatagaatatagtatcgttgagttagtatcccataacacaagtctcgaacttactttggggctagctcaatctgtgtgatttgtccttatttattttaataacaagaaAAAGTGAGTGAGTAGATTATTTTACATTGCGATATTTTTCCGTTAATTAACAAGAAGAATGTGACGCAAACTGCCGCTCACATTGCACAAAATATCTagcattcaaatattttacagatTTTACTTTCATAGGATATTTTACAAGCGTTGTATCACTTCAAATTTTACAAAGCAGTATGCGAAAACTCGCCTAGCGCGTTCGTTTAACACACTTGGCGTATAATACTCGAGGCGTGTTCTCAGGTAGTGTCACGtggtaataattatatctttttatatacatattatgccTCGTAgtgatatataaaacaaaatttataatccTTTATTAGAACATAAATCGAAGCTTCTGTTCATTTTATGAACTTTTCACTACTGGTATTAAATATGTCAGTTctcaaacaatttttattagcaCCTTCATACAATCTCTCGTTACCACCTTGATCGCGTCCCTTCTAGATGGCGCATTGCCAGACGACATAAATTTTGCAAccttatatacatacaaatagtCACACAAAGTGCACTCACcccttgtcaaaaatttagaaagaaaaaaaaaatccttacatattataaaacaaagtccactgccgcgtttgtctgtctgttcgcgataaactcaaaaactatagcacggattttcatgccgtTTTCacggattttaataaatagagtgattcctgtggtaggtttagtttattatatttttacccgagcgaaaccgggacgggccgctaatatattataaatggaaaaGTCTGTCACAAATTTCAAGACAAAACCggtgggccgattttgatgaaatttgacatagatattattttcaggcctataaatgaattatggtctgacaactatgGATGACAACGCGACGTGAAGACGCAAAAGTAGGAAAATGGACCCTGAGCTCCGACCATCAAGGCTGAGTAAGAAACCGGgataacgctcagatgagagagagaatgaATATAATTCATTCTCTcactattattactatttagagtctctataaataaattagtacaCTTTAAAACACCTTACATGGGAAATAATCTTCACCCCCAAGAAAACCGCTGTCAGTCCTTCCTCATACATTTCCGCTTCTCCAAAACGATCATATTCTTTAATGCGCAAGCCACTGTGTACCTCAACTCGTGAAACTTGTTTATGGATAATctgtatgtgtgtgtttgtcCGTTTGTAAGtgttaatattagtattatgtGAGTGTCTCTTTGCATTATTTCCATTGCTTGTGTTTCACTCGCTTTTTCTGATGATATGTTTGATTGGCTGAaagaatttatataagtatatttatgcGGCTATACTAgcactatttaaattttagtgaatttttaaaaaagttcagtcaactgtgactacattgtatAATGGAGAACTGTGAtacatgttgcccggggcttcgctcccgtaggaattttgagataaaatatagcctatagcaatcctGCATAATCTACCTTtctaatattgaaaaaaaaatggaaatcggttcggtagtttcggagattacctgcctcatacaaattcacaatctcacaaaactctatataataacagtatagataaataatattttggacTAAAATCTAGTTAAGCACAACTGTCTATAATTCTCCAACTAtatagtcaaatcagatatttttttctaatgtcaaaaacaaaattttattatttattttattttatatttttaaattttattggtgCTATGagaacatacaaaatattttttgaaaataataatgagatgaaaaaattctggaatgaTTAATTCAGCTGAACTGGCacggtctcgatagctcagtggtcaagagcactgtccaggatagacaggggcgcaggttcaattcccgctcgattccagaattttttcatctcattattttctaaaataaattaaaaagcatgtgtggtatgtataacaaatccatttaaacataaaaaatacttttgttacTCATAGCACCAATAACAATGTGATTatccacacacacacacactgaGAGATACTAGATGAGAGTGGGATTAATTAATGTTACCTCAAAGATAAATCAATCTTCCATTGCAAGCTGACCAACCCCGGCTTCACCCTCAGATGTTTAGGGATGTTCTCATACACTTTGTCTATACAGAGTAGTGATGTTAGCTCGTCTACACACTCTGGGCTGAATCTGAAACCACAACATTACAGTTTTTACAAGAATTTGACATGTTAAGTGTTTGTAACAAGCATTAGGAAagctagataagtttatattagagaTTCCCCATAAGGCTGACATAGTCACACAAAGTGCACTGAAGCCttgttaaaaatttagaagaaaaaaataagtgtttgtaatttttaggATACTTTGTCTCATTATAGaaaatagttaaatacaaacaaaataatggtATTAGATTGTGtgctatttatttcaaattaacacTTCGATCctggatataataaaaacaattgagtAACAATAGGATCACAATCTGATCGGCACTGGATCTAAAAGGcttgaacataaataaatcacttcAGAGTCATTATCTTttccaatttttaatttcccaAGTGCTTGTTGCCACTCCATGTCTAACGTGAGTACCTTAAGCCTTCCAAAAACTGTGCGACATCTTCTGCAGCCCACGGTTCTTTATTGGCCGACCTCAGCCGCGCCAGGTGCCTCACGACGACGCGAACCGCTGAGAACTTGTCTACACTCATCAGACTGGAAGTGCGGCTATCGGGATTCCCTTCTAACTCTTTGAGAGCCACTACAAATTAAGAGGATGTGGTAGGTACAGACTGGTACGGACAGAAATTTTGGATTGACTTTAAACGATTTATTGCATTAAGTTTGTAACGACATGGGGAGGCAGTGGTGTGCTACTGCTGAGCAAAGGCTTCCCATTAGGCTAgtgaaaaactaaaaacactAGGATTTTGCCGTAGAATACTTACAAACAACGTATggttttatttcctttttctgAATTTCTGGTGTAAGAAGGGCGACTGCAGTCCATTGTGATGGACTTTCTGTTAAAAGTTCTAACTGTTGCGACATTAAAGTAAACGGATATCGATAAATAAGTaactttagaaatattttgtttgttttcagtTTCGAAATTGACAGTGgaattgtcaatgtcaatttgACATTATAACATAGACAAGATAGAAGATAATATTGAGCTTGCTTTGTTCTCCAAACGATGGTTCTCCAAATATCATAGATTTAATAGACATATACCTCCGCTTTGATTAGTTTACGTTAGGGTCACGTTTGTTCTCCTGTGTTTCTGGCCAAAATCCGAATTAAAGATAACTCTTTGTGTGAATGTGGTTGGCATGAAGGTACTCTAGAGCATATTTTCTTTGATTGTCCAAAGCTGTTCGTTTCCCTTTACACTTTATTACTTCCCCGCAATATTCCTCGTTCCGTCAATGTCACTTTACTTCTTACCCTTCTTTTCACTCCATTTGTATCTGTTttagcaaaatttatttaaaacaataatatttatttatgatcttCTCCAATGTTCCCTCCTTATAACAGAAATAGGGATTTCtgttttgctttttatttcacCTCATCTCAATTGTTTAAAGGTATCCTTACCATAGTTATAAAAAGGGTACTAGCTAGGTTAATACTAACTTTATATGTTGTTTTTGGTTTCCCCTGCTCTTGATACCGGTCAATTGCCGCTGTAGAATTTCTAACCGATTATaattggcaaaatcatcgtttggCTAAACGTTGGAGCAAAAAAATTAGCTTAGTTGAACCCAATCGgtaaaaatcattaatcaaTTGAAAAACTAACATATGCAACTATTCTTGTAGGCACCTACGTAATCGAAACTACGTACAACAATATAAACGTAATGGCCGCTTGCTTGTCTGTCAGTTCGGCGTCGtcaatacctaattattttattttagaaaattagtGCTAAATACGTTCTGGAAGTGCagtatttgtatattaataattaaatagctATTATGGCGGCAGTACAAGGTGGTCCTGGTAACAAAATGTGGCCAGCGCGTCCTGGAATGCAGCACCAGAATGGTCAAAACAACGccaataatttaacattaaataggACAATAAATCTATATCCATTGACTAATTACACATTCGGAACTAAAGAACCCTTATTTGAGAAGGATGCGTCGGTGCCCGCCAGGTTTCAGAGGATGAGAGAGGAGTTTGTCAAAATTGGAATGAGAAGGTGAGGTTAGCTTTTCTTAACACAACACAAATTAACACCACAAACTTAGTGCTTTCTAAAATTACcacattaattttgttgggTTTCATTTAGAGAATGATAACCTGGTCTAGAAAAGGAACttgaaatatacattaaaagaaaggcaaaattataaaacttctCGAAAGCTACCCAAGACCTCAGCAGCACTTAGTCCATAATAGCTGCTAACCTTTTGTAACAGCCAGACTCGTGTTTATATCTGAAAAGTTGAAGAaacctacttttttttctgaaaaatcaAACACAAAGTGGGAATTACTTAGTGAGATCTGGAATCCGAAACTTTCAGGTCAGTGGAAGGAGTCCTCCTGGTACACGAGCATGGTCTACCCCATGTACTGCTCCTGCAGCTTGGGACGGCATTCTTCAAATTGCCCGGCGGGGAACTAAACCCTGGAgaggtaatattataaatttttataacaagttttgtattaatatgtaatttttacccCAAGAGAGACATCTAGTTTCATTGCGGTGTGTGTTTCCACTCTAGAATAGAACTACTCACATAGTCTTAACAGCTGATACGCATTTAGCGATAGCATTTCCAAACAGGGTTGAAAAGGCCAGTCTGTctttatgtatgcttagatctttaaaagtacacaatggattttgatgcagattttttaaatagatagtgtataatttattatagttttaatggaACGAAGCAGTTGACtccttgaaaaaatatttatttctttcaataCCCATAGTAATTGTAAGCAACACTGTTCTTAAGACTGTTAGtatcattttgaaatttatctGGGCCCAGTGTCATTGGACAAACTGGGAGCGACTTCTTTGTGGTTACTATGTGGATTCttcaataaaacttgaaaatgatattttaaacttataatgtataatttagaaaataaatgtgttcACTGTATGTATTGTTATGAGGCCGATAAGAGAGTGGGGAGCGCGGCGGCGCGATGTCCGCCGCAGGCGATCTTCTGCGCGTGCATGTGTGTGTGCGTGTATGGcaatacacatatatacaaGGCGTTAACagtcatcaaaaatatatatatatttgcagGATGAGATTGAAGGCCTGAAACGTCTGCTGACGGAGACACTCGGGAGGCAGGATGGGGTTCAACAGGAGTGGCTCATTGAAGACACCATCGGTGAGACAATGTTGAatgaatagaaatattattcgGTAGGCCTTCTCTGACAGTCATTTCTATTTCGGACTGATCACCGACAGGACGTTTAATTTTTGTGAGATTCGTCTACAGATCACTTAGTTGTttagaaatacttttttttttactgtgcAAGCATTACATAACTCTACCATACTGCAAATGTTGCTAGATCTACAAATACCAATTCaagattacattattaaacatttattgttgaaatctttaaataaataataaataaatgtttatctttttattaacaacttacatttattttacattatacatgTAAGTAATTCCATCGATTTCTTCCAGGCAACTGGTGGCGGCCGAACTTCGAGCCCCCTCAATACCCTTACATCCCCCCCCACATCACCAAACCCAAGGAGCACAAGCGATTGTTTCTCGTCCAACTCCAGGACAGAGCGTTGTTCGCAGTACCAAAGAATTATAAATTGGTAGCGGCTCCTCTATTCGAGTTGTACGATAACGCTCAAGGATACGGGCCAATCATATCATCGCTGTCACAAAGCCTGTGTAGGTTTAATTTCGTTTATATGTAATCCAGAGATTTGGTAGAGTTTTGTGTTGTCCCCGTGATGTATAGGAATTTCAATTCAGAATATTAAGAGTAtttgttgtttataaattgaaatatacaatTGGGCCACATTTCCGAGCATCAAGTTCAGTTCTTTTCACTGCTAAGACTGCAGGCCGCTTACTATCATCTGTTAATGCTATTTCATaccatcaaaataaattttaatactaatgcGATTGATTTCAGATTTCTTTGAACTGCATTAGAATAattccgtaaaagttgatgtaGGCGTGAGGATCCCagtatttgatttatattaattttgatatctCTGATTGTTTCTGAGTTAACGGTCTTGTCAGACAGACAAGCGAAGGATTCTGTATTTACCTTTTGCGGTATGGAACCCTAAAGCATAGTCTTGCAAATGTATGTCAAGACAGAGCGTAATTATCGAAAACTcaaaattctattatttttcttaatctcACGGATTAATCTAAGCAACATTGTAACTATGTTAGATATAAGATATTTGACTAAAGTGCGTGACTCAagaaatgttgttttatttttgtacttgaAGAAAGAAGACTGTTTAATTGTAAGTTAGATTTTAAAACCTTTACGTATATAAAGAAGTAAATGACAACGTCAgacaattgtaaaaaatatatacatatagtttacataaaatagatattattcATGAGATCATTATTGGtcattcatagactgtaacaatgaaGCTGGATATTATACGAATATtcaaagttggttggaaattaaattaaaaaataatatttttaaaacaaattaattcatCATGAaagaactaaaattttgtaacaatttttatttagaaatcatGACCATAAACGAACTGTCGAACAAACACAGCTTTTTCGCTATTActcaatcgtgacgtcacgttagtGTATCATTCAGTATGGAACGTTTGGACGagtacaaaaatgtgtgattttatttttgtcattattttgaaagaattgtcattatcactttttcactggtgtttctaatgatataagggccttcgaatagtaatcaacaaaaaaaaaattgtcatctgccctattatgtatataaaaaagtgtgtATATTAGAGTGGGTTGTTGTAGACTGAAAATGA
This sequence is a window from Plodia interpunctella isolate USDA-ARS_2022_Savannah chromosome 29, ilPloInte3.2, whole genome shotgun sequence. Protein-coding genes within it:
- the Cpsf5 gene encoding cleavage and polyadenylation specificity factor subunit 5, producing MAAVQGGPGNKMWPARPGMQHQNGQNNANNLTLNRTINLYPLTNYTFGTKEPLFEKDASVPARFQRMREEFVKIGMRRSVEGVLLVHEHGLPHVLLLQLGTAFFKLPGGELNPGEDEIEGLKRLLTETLGRQDGVQQEWLIEDTIGNWWRPNFEPPQYPYIPPHITKPKEHKRLFLVQLQDRALFAVPKNYKLVAAPLFELYDNAQGYGPIISSLSQSLCRFNFVYM
- the LOC128682299 gene encoding uncharacterized protein LOC128682299, coding for MSQQLELLTESPSQWTAVALLTPEIQKKEIKPYVVLALKELEGNPDSRTSSLMSVDKFSAVRVVVRHLARLRSANKEPWAAEDVAQFLEGLRFSPECVDELTSLLCIDKVYENIPKHLRVKPGLVSLQWKIDLSLSQSNISSEKASETQAMEIMQRDTHIILILTLTNGQTHTYRLSINKFHELRYTVACALKNMIVLEKRKCMRKD